From Serinicoccus profundi, the proteins below share one genomic window:
- a CDS encoding WXG100 family type VII secretion target produces the protein MAVGGELATLRDLHKTLDTSALDIQRVSDDIDKSLNSTVWTGSNSEKFKDAWQTFKPTLTPKLVDALNEAKEDIKTQHNNLAAATGESDRI, from the coding sequence ATGGCCGTTGGTGGTGAACTCGCAACCCTGCGAGACCTGCACAAGACGCTCGACACCTCGGCGCTGGACATCCAGCGCGTGTCGGACGACATCGACAAGTCGCTCAACAGCACCGTCTGGACCGGCTCCAACTCGGAGAAGTTCAAGGATGCCTGGCAGACCTTCAAGCCGACGCTGACCCCGAAGTTGGTCGACGCGCTCAACGAGGCCAAGGAAGACATCAAGACGCAGCACAACAACCTGGCCGCCGCCACCGGCGAGTCGGACCGCATCTGA
- a CDS encoding suppressor of fused domain protein has protein sequence MGTRIEKFLSHLDGLSGGVEPQFWPVEATSPGHHGVTAIGYQDLPDEGLLLGVTYGLSLARQEAWRLGRPELSISVRSDDPAWALAIAHLAEQLRHDCPFSYGNTINFGEPIAAGSSLDGFVVFAPLVFGPGAARVDVGDDLPVTIVGMYPTYAAERQFIAEKGLEAFWALDWDPYDVTRPPVV, from the coding sequence ATGGGCACCCGCATCGAGAAGTTCCTCTCCCACCTGGATGGGCTGAGCGGCGGCGTCGAGCCGCAGTTCTGGCCCGTCGAGGCCACATCACCTGGCCATCATGGTGTGACCGCCATCGGATACCAGGACCTGCCAGACGAAGGTCTGCTCCTCGGTGTCACGTACGGACTCTCGCTGGCCCGTCAGGAGGCGTGGCGTCTGGGTCGGCCGGAGCTGAGCATCAGCGTGAGATCTGACGATCCGGCTTGGGCTCTCGCCATTGCGCACCTCGCTGAGCAGCTGCGCCATGACTGCCCGTTCAGCTACGGCAACACCATCAACTTCGGCGAGCCGATCGCGGCTGGGTCATCGCTCGACGGCTTCGTCGTGTTCGCCCCGCTGGTCTTCGGTCCGGGCGCCGCCCGGGTGGACGTTGGCGACGACCTGCCGGTCACCATCGTCGGGATGTACCCCACCTACGCGGCTGAGAGGCAGTTCATCGCCGAGAAGGGCCTCGAGGCGTTCTGGGCGCTGGACTGGGATCCCTACGATGTGACACGCCCGCCAGTGGTCTAG
- a CDS encoding YlcI/YnfO family protein, whose translation MSTDDSRPMTPEQEYDFYADPRNQEPQGPARRRKRPLSAPVPVRFPAELLEEVKRAAEADDRSVSAWIRRAVEHELSRPA comes from the coding sequence ATGAGCACTGACGACAGCCGGCCGATGACGCCGGAGCAGGAGTACGACTTCTACGCCGACCCGCGCAACCAGGAGCCCCAGGGGCCTGCGCGTCGACGCAAGCGTCCACTGAGCGCACCCGTACCGGTGCGCTTCCCGGCCGAGCTGCTCGAGGAAGTCAAGCGCGCGGCGGAAGCTGACGATCGTTCAGTCTCGGCCTGGATCCGCCGAGCCGTCGAGCACGAGCTGTCCCGCCCCGCCTGA